A stretch of candidate division WOR-3 bacterium DNA encodes these proteins:
- a CDS encoding carbamate kinase, whose amino-acid sequence MTDKPIAIVALGGNALIREGQKGTIYEQFANTRASLSGIIHLIENGYSPVITHGNGPQAGHELLRNERCADEIPPQPLGVIDASTQGWIGYMIAQSLYNRLLKENIKKTVTPIVTQIIVSPDDPSIKNPTKPVGVFYRKEDVPSLEARGWVVKEDSGRGYRRVVPSPKPLSVVEKDAILSIINKGGIVIAAGGGGIPVYYLENGALEGMDAVIDKDRASAVLGAEIGAELLVILTGVEKVAINFRKQGEKFLDRLDIGTAKKYLFEGQFPPGSMGPKIEAAIDFLEKGGKKVIITDLDKAREAFNGKTGTILEK is encoded by the coding sequence ATGACGGATAAACCGATAGCGATAGTCGCCCTCGGCGGAAACGCTCTGATAAGGGAAGGGCAAAAAGGCACGATTTATGAGCAATTCGCGAACACTAGAGCAAGCCTTTCCGGAATAATTCATTTGATTGAAAACGGATACAGCCCAGTGATCACCCACGGAAACGGTCCTCAAGCGGGGCATGAGCTTTTGAGAAACGAAAGGTGCGCCGATGAAATACCCCCTCAGCCTCTGGGTGTCATCGACGCTTCGACGCAGGGATGGATAGGATACATGATAGCGCAGTCTCTCTACAACAGGCTGCTGAAAGAAAACATAAAAAAGACCGTGACTCCCATTGTCACGCAAATCATTGTCTCGCCGGACGACCCTTCCATAAAAAACCCGACAAAACCGGTAGGTGTTTTTTACCGGAAAGAAGATGTTCCATCTCTTGAAGCGAGAGGATGGGTTGTGAAAGAAGACTCCGGCAGGGGATACAGAAGAGTTGTCCCTTCACCCAAGCCGCTCTCGGTTGTTGAGAAGGACGCCATATTGTCGATAATAAACAAGGGAGGAATAGTCATCGCAGCCGGCGGCGGAGGGATACCCGTCTATTATCTTGAAAACGGAGCCCTTGAAGGGATGGACGCGGTTATCGACAAAGACAGGGCTTCAGCTGTTCTCGGCGCGGAAATTGGAGCTGAACTTCTCGTCATTTTAACAGGTGTCGAAAAGGTCGCAATAAATTTCAGGAAACAGGGAGAAAAATTCCTCGACAGGCTGGATATTGGGACAGCGAAAAAATACCTCTTTGAAGGGCAGTTCCCTCCGGGAAGCATGGGTCCAAAAATTGAAGCCGCCATAGATTTCCTTGAAAAAGGAGGGAAGAAAGTTATAATAACCGATCTGGACAAAGCGAGGGAAGCTTTCAACGGAAAAACAGGGACAATACTGGAAAAATGA
- a CDS encoding prepilin-type N-terminal cleavage/methylation domain-containing protein: MKKGFSYLEVLVVVVLFAIGIVALGAARVRTMEAELSVRIEKQAINDLEDFLEWIKSIDYETIASGDSIFGTTHITWTVYPDTSGLRAKSMTVEYSWRSRQGQQIIDTIHTYVAER; this comes from the coding sequence ATGAAAAAAGGATTTTCATATCTCGAAGTTCTTGTGGTCGTCGTCCTCTTTGCAATTGGTATTGTCGCCCTCGGAGCGGCGAGGGTCAGGACCATGGAGGCTGAATTGAGCGTCCGAATCGAGAAACAAGCGATAAACGACTTAGAGGATTTTCTTGAATGGATAAAGAGCATCGACTACGAGACGATAGCGAGTGGCGACTCCATTTTCGGGACGACACATATTACATGGACTGTCTATCCCGACACGTCAGGCCTGAGGGCAAAGAGCATGACTGTCGAATACTCTTGGAGGAGCAGGCAAGGTCAGCAGATCATCGATACAATTCACACCTATGTGGCGGAGAGGTGA
- a CDS encoding efflux RND transporter permease subunit — protein MKISQLAISSSLTVFIVAIAAALFGVYAYFSIPVELVPDVNIPWISVTIPYPGAAPEEVEKQISKIVEEDSRGIEDLKHVYSYSSNSGAQIWYEFDIGVDNDDAKRDIEEIINRVKHEFPEDAMDPIIRDIKLSEMPVIFLTLKSENGDKTSYENLKRYADDIAPIFEGISGVSRVDVFGGRERQFMVLLREDKLREYGLTIPLIIGRINSSNIDLPAGSINLGEKDYTLRVLGAYRSKEDIENTVITVTANGPVYLSDISTVLDTLEKATSYSRFNSHPSVTLAIYKKTNGNTIGISKRIREELEIIRENLPLGISFDITFDQSDYINENLNQLKQNAIFGSILVILILVLGVGWRNAVLVMISIPLIISTSFAALFLLGYSLNNMSLFSMILLVGMIVDGAIIVIESTYRYLEYGYDKMTAARKGIDETGGAILASALTTMAAFFPMFMIRGVTGEFMKLIPITVIIALSSSILVDHLVIPAVASKFLIYHSKAAKRRDRWVNSRVMRTYRKILDWALDHRVKTLIFAGTAFILSLALLPVVGFELWPSSGFDQFTVNVSVPTGTPTEDIDEISKKIEALIAQIPEVEKYTSNVSGNTAQIEVRLFENSGKKDIEVREILLAKIDSIKHEIAEARVEMRGESMGPPSGAPITVEIKGDNIDVLMDIAYKIKQFLRQQEGTRNVKDDFGSGSPEVEVIIKRREAAYYGVTPADIVQPVSVSFNGTDATEMNIGDDKVKVRVELEESDKTLDVLRSFPVPTASGSTVPLEQVADINVTSGFSQINRVDGMRQVTVSSDVYGVLAFDVIKKLEPFIDSLQTPGYTINITGDKQQMEEDFGGLGIALLIGVALIYLIMVIQFQSLSHPFVIMFTVPFSIIGVLLSLLITRNHFGVMPFIGTIALVGIVVNDAIVFVTYTNKLRKDGMPIYQALRKAGPVRLRPILMTSVTTMGGMLPLALGIGMKYKFWGPMVWPIIFGLLFATLLTLLVIPVVYSFINKAGKMPHDLEPVDITESD, from the coding sequence ATGAAGATATCCCAGCTGGCAATTTCTTCGAGTTTGACTGTTTTTATCGTCGCGATAGCAGCTGCTCTCTTCGGTGTTTACGCTTATTTTTCAATACCTGTTGAACTCGTCCCCGATGTCAACATCCCTTGGATTTCGGTGACGATTCCCTACCCTGGAGCCGCCCCGGAAGAGGTTGAAAAGCAGATTTCAAAAATCGTAGAAGAGGACTCCAGAGGAATTGAAGACCTCAAACATGTCTATTCATACTCTTCAAATAGCGGAGCTCAGATCTGGTATGAATTTGACATAGGAGTCGATAACGACGATGCAAAGAGAGACATAGAAGAGATAATCAACAGAGTAAAGCACGAGTTTCCTGAAGACGCAATGGATCCTATAATTCGGGATATAAAACTCAGCGAAATGCCCGTGATTTTCCTGACTCTCAAAAGCGAGAATGGGGATAAGACCTCATATGAAAACCTGAAAAGATACGCGGACGACATCGCCCCCATTTTCGAAGGCATCAGCGGTGTTTCGAGGGTCGACGTATTCGGCGGAAGAGAAAGGCAGTTCATGGTCCTGCTCAGAGAGGACAAGCTCAGGGAATACGGGCTGACGATTCCACTCATCATAGGAAGGATAAACAGTTCGAACATAGATCTTCCGGCAGGCAGCATCAATCTCGGAGAGAAAGACTACACCCTCAGAGTCCTCGGCGCCTATCGTTCCAAGGAGGATATTGAAAACACCGTGATAACGGTTACTGCTAACGGTCCGGTCTATTTGTCCGATATTTCTACGGTTCTCGACACACTAGAGAAGGCGACGTCATATTCACGTTTCAACAGCCACCCTTCGGTGACGCTCGCCATATACAAGAAAACAAACGGCAACACAATCGGAATTTCCAAAAGAATCAGGGAAGAGCTCGAGATAATCCGGGAAAATCTTCCCCTGGGAATCTCCTTCGACATAACCTTTGACCAGTCAGATTACATAAACGAAAACCTTAACCAGCTCAAGCAAAACGCGATATTCGGATCCATTCTTGTAATTTTGATATTGGTTTTAGGTGTAGGGTGGAGAAACGCCGTGCTCGTGATGATCTCCATTCCGCTGATAATAAGCACATCTTTTGCAGCTTTGTTTTTGCTGGGTTACTCATTGAACAACATGTCTCTCTTCTCGATGATACTTCTGGTCGGCATGATAGTGGACGGGGCCATTATTGTCATAGAGAGCACATACAGGTATCTGGAATACGGATACGATAAAATGACCGCCGCCAGAAAAGGCATTGACGAAACGGGAGGCGCAATTCTCGCGTCTGCCCTTACAACGATGGCCGCATTTTTCCCAATGTTCATGATAAGGGGAGTGACCGGCGAATTCATGAAATTGATCCCGATAACGGTGATTATAGCCCTGTCCTCGTCTATTCTCGTCGACCATTTAGTTATTCCTGCAGTGGCTTCAAAATTCCTCATATATCACAGTAAAGCAGCCAAGAGAAGAGACAGGTGGGTGAACTCCAGAGTAATGAGAACCTACAGGAAAATACTCGACTGGGCGCTCGACCACAGGGTGAAAACGCTTATATTCGCCGGGACCGCTTTTATCCTGTCTCTTGCTCTTCTTCCGGTTGTTGGTTTCGAGCTTTGGCCTTCAAGCGGTTTTGATCAGTTCACGGTCAACGTCTCTGTTCCAACCGGCACGCCCACCGAGGACATCGACGAAATTTCAAAGAAGATTGAAGCCCTGATCGCTCAGATACCCGAGGTCGAAAAGTACACTTCAAACGTCAGCGGGAATACCGCTCAGATAGAAGTCCGATTGTTTGAGAACTCCGGCAAAAAAGACATAGAAGTCAGAGAAATTTTGCTTGCAAAAATCGATTCGATAAAGCACGAAATTGCGGAGGCAAGAGTCGAAATGAGAGGCGAATCCATGGGGCCGCCTTCAGGTGCGCCGATCACGGTTGAAATCAAAGGTGACAACATAGACGTTTTGATGGACATAGCCTACAAAATAAAGCAGTTTCTCCGTCAGCAGGAAGGAACTCGCAACGTGAAAGACGATTTCGGATCGGGCTCTCCAGAGGTCGAAGTCATAATCAAAAGAAGAGAAGCCGCTTATTACGGGGTCACCCCTGCGGACATTGTTCAGCCCGTTTCTGTTTCCTTCAACGGAACAGACGCTACGGAAATGAACATCGGAGACGACAAGGTCAAAGTCAGGGTAGAACTTGAGGAAAGCGACAAAACGCTTGATGTCCTAAGGTCTTTTCCAGTGCCCACGGCGTCGGGTTCAACAGTTCCGCTCGAGCAAGTCGCCGACATAAACGTGACGTCGGGGTTTTCTCAGATAAACAGGGTCGATGGAATGAGGCAGGTCACGGTGAGTTCGGATGTATACGGCGTTCTCGCGTTCGATGTAATAAAAAAACTCGAACCTTTCATCGATTCTCTGCAGACGCCAGGTTACACGATAAACATAACCGGTGACAAACAGCAGATGGAGGAAGACTTCGGCGGTCTTGGAATTGCTCTTTTAATCGGTGTGGCGCTGATTTATCTAATCATGGTCATCCAGTTTCAATCTCTTTCACATCCATTTGTAATTATGTTCACGGTTCCATTTTCCATAATCGGGGTTCTTCTCAGTCTTTTGATAACGAGAAACCACTTCGGAGTGATGCCTTTCATTGGGACTATCGCGCTGGTAGGAATAGTTGTAAACGACGCTATTGTGTTTGTCACATACACAAACAAGCTGAGGAAAGACGGCATGCCGATATACCAAGCTCTAAGAAAAGCAGGCCCTGTCAGATTAAGGCCAATTCTAATGACTTCCGTGACGACGATGGGAGGAATGCTTCCGCTCGCCCTCGGAATTGGTATGAAATATAAATTCTGGGGACCGATGGTATGGCCGATAATTTTCGGTCTTCTCTTTGCAACCCTTTTGACCCTGTTAGTAATTCCGGTTGTCTATTCTTTTATCAACAAGGCAGGTAAAATGCCCCATGATTTGGAACCGGTAGACATAACAGAAAGCGATTGA
- a CDS encoding prepilin-type N-terminal cleavage/methylation domain-containing protein, with product MSKKGFSIIELMVVVVLMGLIVSISIPFVRVLNDKVDRATRQVVGAVKEARELAITKADTTLVRFNTTAGRYEVCKWQGGVGGSATSLDIKGDIPSNVTLNSGQYSEIFFLPTGSLSLSLGSSPRDSVMIESGTRRLSIKVIPATGIARIIKY from the coding sequence ATGTCTAAAAAGGGTTTTTCGATAATAGAATTGATGGTCGTGGTCGTGCTGATGGGGCTGATAGTCTCAATATCGATTCCTTTTGTCAGAGTTTTAAACGACAAAGTCGACAGGGCGACAAGGCAGGTCGTCGGGGCCGTCAAGGAGGCGAGAGAGCTCGCTATAACAAAAGCAGATACGACTCTCGTAAGATTCAACACGACTGCGGGGCGTTATGAAGTCTGCAAATGGCAGGGAGGTGTCGGAGGATCGGCGACGAGTCTCGACATCAAAGGGGATATTCCGAGCAACGTCACTCTCAATTCCGGCCAGTATTCGGAGATTTTTTTTCTTCCAACCGGATCTCTTTCTCTTTCTCTCGGTTCGTCTCCGAGAGATTCTGTCATGATTGAGAGCGGCACGAGAAGGCTTTCCATAAAAGTAATTCCCGCTACCGGCATTGCCAGAATCATCAAATACTGA
- a CDS encoding efflux RND transporter periplasmic adaptor subunit yields the protein MRSNTSKALVLVSITVLVLLMSCSKKPKNNRNPFSSTVRTIQIEKGLFVDKIRSSGRIEGQMEVDLSFKSGGRVLSVSVEIGDYVKKNDVIASLEGTDFYANYIQAQASFQKAQDDFSRTEELFNSGLVSQSQFQAAQTAFQSAQSGLMLAQSAMSGSVIKAPFDGTITSRGIDPQEMASPGMPYFGIADMDTVKIKLSVSSENVTKIQEGSPVEICVDAFPDRIFGGTVNRIYPAADRQTGKFTVEVICSNLDKTLLPGMIGIAQIEIGRFEEAIIVPLKSVLMQEGETVVFKASGGIALRTVISIEQINDSFGIVLEGLSVSDTVIVAGQDYIEDGSPINCLMCPEYMPGVEK from the coding sequence ATGAGAAGTAATACTTCTAAAGCCCTTGTGTTGGTTTCAATAACGGTTCTTGTTCTTTTAATGAGCTGCTCGAAAAAGCCGAAAAACAACAGAAATCCGTTCAGTTCGACAGTGAGAACAATACAGATAGAGAAAGGTTTGTTTGTTGACAAAATACGGTCCTCAGGAAGAATCGAAGGACAGATGGAAGTTGATCTATCGTTTAAATCGGGGGGAAGAGTGCTCTCCGTCTCGGTCGAAATTGGCGACTATGTGAAGAAAAACGACGTTATTGCGTCACTCGAAGGGACGGACTTTTACGCGAACTATATACAAGCCCAGGCTTCTTTTCAAAAAGCTCAGGACGACTTCAGTCGGACAGAAGAACTTTTCAATTCAGGGCTTGTGTCTCAGTCTCAATTTCAAGCAGCGCAGACTGCTTTTCAGAGCGCCCAGTCCGGCCTCATGCTCGCCCAGTCCGCGATGTCGGGGTCAGTGATAAAAGCTCCTTTTGACGGCACCATAACATCGAGGGGAATTGACCCTCAGGAGATGGCAAGTCCTGGCATGCCGTATTTCGGAATAGCCGACATGGACACTGTAAAAATCAAACTGAGCGTCAGCTCTGAAAATGTCACTAAAATCCAAGAAGGGTCTCCAGTGGAAATATGCGTGGACGCCTTCCCGGACAGGATATTTGGTGGGACAGTGAACAGAATTTATCCGGCTGCGGACAGGCAGACAGGCAAGTTTACTGTCGAAGTGATATGTTCAAATCTAGATAAAACGCTACTTCCAGGCATGATCGGCATTGCTCAGATAGAAATAGGAAGATTCGAAGAAGCGATTATAGTCCCTCTGAAGTCGGTCTTGATGCAGGAAGGAGAGACTGTTGTATTCAAGGCTTCCGGGGGAATAGCTCTTAGAACCGTGATATCCATCGAACAGATAAACGATTCTTTCGGTATCGTTCTCGAAGGACTAAGTGTCAGCGACACTGTCATAGTGGCGGGACAGGACTACATAGAAGACGGTTCGCCTATAAACTGCCTGATGTGTCCCGAATATATGCCCGGAGTTGAAAAATGA
- a CDS encoding TolC family protein translates to MLYIALLLAIASQSGLTLSLDEAMSIALENNVSIREADEEIFQAKAGYRKSLSYFLPTVSFSSSYTRYPDEITQPGIDGNPVVIRAKGTHQTGFSLSLPLFTGGSRLANVALNSSVVRIAQEGREIAQNQIALGILTSYLGLIQASKSLKISRESLQMANDNLNLTQEMLRVGMATNLDVARSEVQVAQEEANLIKAENDLENAVNSLCDILQIEKTSINVVEPVFMDVQLPELDSCLKIALASPSMEIAYASLSSAKAGKTNVMSSFSPTLSAFAGYNWSGNNWEFGEPNYYGGVQLSWTLFQGTARIQDYSSASSQVRGAELALLDTHAQTLSSTEQSYREVKGAMLQYESALKTVRASQEAYELTDKMYKNGLATSLELFEAMNTLESAKLAEIASYYGIYISYAKLLSSMGVLTSFISEGGLYEK, encoded by the coding sequence GTGTTATATATTGCGCTGCTACTAGCGATAGCCTCTCAGTCGGGCCTGACTTTGAGCCTTGATGAGGCGATGTCAATAGCTCTTGAAAACAATGTAAGCATAAGAGAAGCCGACGAGGAAATTTTTCAAGCCAAAGCAGGTTACAGGAAGTCGCTTTCTTATTTCCTGCCGACGGTGTCGTTTTCTTCTTCGTACACAAGGTATCCGGATGAAATAACCCAGCCGGGAATAGACGGAAATCCTGTAGTGATAAGAGCAAAGGGAACCCATCAGACCGGATTTTCTCTTTCGTTGCCTCTTTTCACGGGAGGGTCTAGACTGGCAAACGTCGCCCTGAATTCGTCTGTTGTCAGAATAGCCCAGGAGGGCAGAGAAATTGCTCAAAACCAAATAGCGCTGGGGATCCTGACTTCATATTTGGGCCTTATTCAGGCTTCTAAATCCTTGAAAATTTCAAGAGAATCCCTTCAGATGGCTAACGACAACCTAAACTTGACCCAGGAAATGCTGAGGGTGGGTATGGCGACCAACCTTGACGTCGCCAGGTCGGAGGTCCAGGTAGCTCAAGAAGAGGCGAATCTTATAAAAGCCGAGAACGATTTGGAAAACGCGGTCAATTCCCTTTGCGATATTCTGCAAATAGAAAAGACCAGCATAAATGTCGTGGAACCTGTTTTTATGGATGTCCAACTTCCAGAACTCGACAGCTGCTTAAAAATAGCTCTAGCCTCACCCAGCATGGAAATCGCGTATGCGTCGCTTTCTTCAGCAAAGGCGGGAAAAACGAATGTGATGTCTTCGTTCTCTCCGACTTTAAGCGCGTTTGCAGGTTACAATTGGTCCGGAAACAATTGGGAGTTCGGCGAACCAAATTACTACGGAGGAGTTCAGCTGAGCTGGACTCTCTTTCAGGGGACGGCGAGAATACAGGATTACTCAAGCGCTTCCTCCCAAGTCAGGGGGGCGGAATTGGCTCTTCTCGACACTCATGCGCAGACCCTGAGTTCCACGGAACAGAGCTACAGAGAAGTCAAAGGGGCAATGCTTCAATACGAAAGCGCGTTGAAAACAGTCCGGGCGTCACAGGAAGCTTACGAACTGACAGACAAAATGTACAAAAATGGACTGGCGACTTCTCTTGAGCTGTTCGAAGCCATGAATACGCTTGAAAGCGCGAAACTCGCAGAAATAGCATCTTATTACGGCATATATATTTCTTACGCAAAACTACTCTCTTCTATGGGAGTATTGACGAGTTTTATCTCCGAGGGAGGACTATATGAGAAGTAA
- a CDS encoding SUMF1/EgtB/PvdO family nonheme iron enzyme, protein MGSDSTEPGHCQDEEPVHSVSLSTFYISKKEVRNVEYRQFCDLNSYQYPYDPGFSGMANYFDSFPDYPVLMISWYDAARYCNWLSSVEGFDPQYDTVTWECRFTGGYRLPTEAEWEYSARGGLARNYYPWGDEQPQSMCNWSGDALYPYTSPVVSFEPNGYGLYNMSGNVWEWCNDYYGSEYYSNSPSQDPKGPGSGSYKVIRGGSWEDDEENIRCAKRGPSDPSFSDVLIKTNTLGFRIVLGI, encoded by the coding sequence ATGGGCAGCGACTCTACCGAACCGGGTCATTGCCAGGACGAGGAACCTGTCCACAGCGTGAGCCTTTCGACGTTTTACATATCGAAAAAAGAAGTCAGGAACGTCGAATACAGACAATTCTGCGACTTGAACTCGTACCAGTACCCCTACGATCCGGGGTTTTCCGGCATGGCCAACTATTTTGACAGTTTCCCCGACTACCCGGTTTTGATGATATCCTGGTATGACGCGGCGAGGTACTGCAACTGGCTTTCTTCGGTTGAAGGTTTTGACCCTCAATACGACACGGTGACATGGGAATGCAGGTTCACAGGAGGGTACAGACTTCCTACGGAAGCCGAATGGGAATACTCCGCAAGGGGAGGTTTGGCACGGAATTATTATCCATGGGGAGACGAACAGCCTCAAAGCATGTGCAATTGGTCGGGTGATGCTTTATACCCATACACTTCTCCTGTTGTGTCTTTTGAACCGAACGGCTATGGCCTCTACAACATGTCGGGAAACGTCTGGGAATGGTGCAACGATTATTACGGTAGCGAGTACTATTCAAATTCTCCCTCCCAGGACCCAAAAGGACCAGGAAGCGGATCCTACAAAGTGATAAGAGGAGGGTCGTGGGAAGACGACGAGGAAAACATAAGGTGCGCGAAAAGAGGACCTTCGGATCCGTCTTTCTCCGATGTTCTGATCAAGACCAACACTCTCGGTTTCAGAATAGTTCTCGGCATTTAG
- a CDS encoding GTPase, producing the protein MVEAKNVLLLGAAGRDFHNFNMFFRGNKDYKVQCFTATQIPDIDDRKYPKELAGELYPQGIPIESENRLEDLIKEKNIDVCVFSYSDVSHEYVMHIASRVNASGASFWLLSPKKTMLKSTKPVVAVCAVRTGCGKSQTTRKVASELLKAGKKVVAVRHPMPYGDLVKQAVQRFATKDDLKKYNCTIEEMEEYEPHIENGVTVFAGVDYERILREAEKEADVILWDGGNNDLPFFKPDVHIVVVDPLRPGHEIKYHPGETNLRMADVVVINKIGDAVPSDVEEVRKNIESFNPDATIIDAASPITVADSSKIKGKKALVIEDGPTLTHGSMTYGAGVVAAKKFGAKEIVDPRKWAVGTIRDTFEKYPGTGSILPAMGYGEKQISDLEKTINSMDVEIVVIATPIDLSRVCKINIPWVRVKYDLQEIGKPDISEVLEKVK; encoded by the coding sequence ATCGTGGAAGCGAAAAATGTTTTACTTCTTGGAGCGGCGGGAAGAGATTTTCACAACTTCAACATGTTCTTCAGAGGCAACAAAGATTACAAAGTTCAATGTTTCACCGCGACTCAAATTCCAGATATCGATGACAGAAAATATCCCAAAGAACTCGCTGGCGAACTTTATCCACAAGGCATTCCAATCGAATCTGAAAACCGGCTCGAAGACCTGATAAAAGAAAAGAACATAGACGTGTGCGTCTTTTCGTATTCCGACGTATCCCACGAATACGTTATGCACATAGCCAGCAGGGTCAACGCGAGCGGAGCTTCTTTCTGGCTTTTGAGCCCAAAAAAGACAATGCTCAAAAGCACGAAACCTGTGGTCGCCGTTTGTGCGGTGAGGACCGGTTGCGGAAAGAGCCAGACGACGAGAAAAGTAGCTTCTGAACTTTTAAAAGCCGGAAAAAAGGTAGTGGCCGTCAGACACCCCATGCCTTACGGAGATTTGGTAAAGCAGGCTGTACAGCGCTTTGCCACGAAAGATGATTTAAAAAAATACAACTGTACCATAGAGGAAATGGAAGAATACGAGCCTCATATTGAAAACGGTGTAACTGTCTTTGCCGGAGTTGATTACGAGAGAATACTGAGAGAGGCGGAAAAGGAAGCCGATGTCATACTCTGGGACGGAGGCAACAACGATTTGCCTTTTTTCAAGCCGGATGTGCACATAGTCGTTGTCGATCCTCTGAGGCCTGGACACGAAATCAAATATCACCCAGGAGAAACCAACCTCAGGATGGCTGACGTCGTTGTCATCAACAAAATTGGTGACGCTGTCCCCTCTGACGTCGAAGAGGTCAGAAAGAACATCGAATCCTTCAACCCAGACGCTACGATAATCGACGCGGCATCGCCAATAACGGTGGCAGACAGTTCGAAAATCAAAGGGAAAAAGGCGCTTGTTATCGAAGACGGACCAACACTCACCCATGGATCTATGACCTACGGCGCGGGTGTTGTCGCCGCTAAAAAATTCGGTGCGAAAGAAATAGTAGACCCCAGAAAATGGGCGGTGGGGACTATAAGGGATACTTTCGAAAAGTACCCGGGAACCGGATCGATACTTCCGGCTATGGGTTACGGAGAAAAACAGATTTCCGACCTGGAAAAGACCATAAATTCGATGGACGTAGAAATTGTCGTGATTGCCACGCCTATAGACCTTTCAAGGGTCTGCAAAATAAACATACCCTGGGTCAGGGTCAAGTATGACCTCCAAGAAATCGGAAAACCAGATATTTCCGAAGTTCTCGAGAAGGTGAAATGA
- a CDS encoding TetR/AcrR family transcriptional regulator encodes MDKKTRIIRAVLKVISKKYFGEVTLDEIAEEAELAKGTLYLYFKDKEELFLQSVLFVIDCMKGSVEKNYDEKDGFFTSCEKIIKSSVWLFKKNPEYAGIIFILHNPNIVKNRQRFFEEIHLKKTELYEFLVDLVEKGKKSTEVRKDLKTEEIAFFFMSLFFDLIFRSISPGLKREKKISSQGSVYNAMNIFKNGVLLRKE; translated from the coding sequence ATGGACAAAAAAACGAGAATTATCAGAGCTGTATTAAAAGTCATTTCAAAAAAATACTTTGGAGAAGTCACCCTCGACGAAATCGCCGAAGAAGCAGAACTTGCCAAGGGAACCCTTTATCTTTATTTCAAAGACAAAGAAGAACTTTTCCTTCAGAGCGTGTTGTTTGTCATAGACTGCATGAAGGGCAGTGTTGAAAAAAACTACGATGAAAAGGACGGTTTTTTTACTTCATGCGAAAAAATCATCAAATCTTCAGTCTGGCTTTTCAAGAAAAACCCAGAATACGCGGGGATTATTTTCATACTTCACAATCCAAACATAGTCAAGAACAGGCAGAGATTTTTCGAAGAAATCCATTTGAAGAAGACGGAATTGTATGAGTTTCTCGTCGATTTGGTCGAAAAAGGTAAAAAATCAACAGAAGTACGAAAGGATTTAAAAACGGAAGAAATAGCGTTCTTTTTTATGAGTTTGTTTTTCGATTTGATTTTCAGATCTATTTCTCCGGGGCTTAAACGGGAGAAAAAAATTTCTAGTCAAGGATCAGTTTATAACGCAATGAATATTTTTAAAAACGGAGTTTTACTTAGAAAAGAATAA
- a CDS encoding DUF177 domain-containing protein — protein MKKSKDESKERILRFKIDLTDDKPFEREGDLPVADFSIEGLKKALFYVKILPGRNSAQVTLKVSYEREMTCARCLDRFLKKTELAEKAEAVVSDSERFVEDEGVIPIKDKIIDLTNVIRDMIILDEGMRYLCSEDCKGLCPVCGENLNRGPCSCEVNAK, from the coding sequence ATGAAAAAAAGCAAAGATGAATCCAAAGAAAGGATTCTCAGGTTTAAAATAGATTTAACCGACGACAAACCTTTCGAAAGAGAGGGCGACTTACCGGTTGCGGATTTTTCGATAGAAGGCTTGAAAAAAGCCTTGTTCTACGTGAAAATTTTACCCGGCAGAAACAGCGCCCAGGTCACTCTCAAGGTTTCTTACGAAAGAGAGATGACTTGTGCAAGATGCCTGGATCGGTTCTTAAAAAAGACCGAGTTGGCTGAGAAAGCAGAAGCTGTTGTTTCGGATAGTGAAAGGTTCGTAGAAGACGAAGGCGTGATACCGATAAAAGATAAAATTATAGACTTGACCAACGTGATAAGAGATATGATTATTCTGGACGAGGGGATGAGATACCTTTGCAGCGAAGACTGCAAAGGGCTCTGTCCGGTGTGTGGTGAAAATTTAAACAGAGGACCCTGCTCTTGCGAGGTCAACGCAAAGTAA